A region of Brevundimonas sp. NIBR10 DNA encodes the following proteins:
- a CDS encoding ribose-phosphate pyrophosphokinase: MKLLSGNSNRLLSQAIADHLDMPLTKAQVKRFADNEVFVVIEENVRGEDVFVIQSTSYPANDNLMELLICIDALVRASARRITAVMPYFGYARQDRKTGGRTPISAKLVANMITRAGADRVLTMDLHAGQIQGFFDIPTDNLVATPVLAQDIKENYQRGNLMIVSPDVGGVVRARSLAERLNVDLAIVDKRRPKAGESEVMNIIGDVSGRECILFDDIVDSGGTLVNAAKALMEAGATSVSAYISHGVLSGPAVQRVTDGPLKELVITDSIDRPHEVLNCPKIRTVPVAPLIGEAIRRIANEESVSKLFD; the protein is encoded by the coding sequence ATGAAGCTGCTATCCGGCAACTCAAACCGGCTGTTGTCCCAGGCCATCGCCGACCACCTCGACATGCCGCTGACCAAGGCCCAGGTGAAGCGGTTCGCCGACAACGAGGTCTTCGTCGTCATCGAGGAAAACGTCCGCGGCGAGGACGTCTTCGTGATCCAGTCGACCTCCTATCCGGCCAACGACAACCTGATGGAGCTGTTGATCTGCATCGACGCCCTGGTGCGGGCCTCGGCGCGGCGGATCACGGCGGTCATGCCCTATTTCGGCTATGCGCGTCAGGACCGGAAGACCGGCGGCCGCACCCCGATCTCGGCCAAGCTGGTGGCCAATATGATCACGCGCGCCGGTGCCGACCGGGTCCTGACCATGGATCTGCATGCCGGCCAGATCCAGGGCTTCTTCGACATTCCGACCGACAACCTGGTGGCCACGCCGGTGCTGGCCCAGGACATCAAGGAAAATTACCAGCGCGGCAATCTGATGATCGTGTCGCCTGACGTCGGCGGGGTGGTGCGCGCGCGCTCCCTGGCCGAGCGGCTGAACGTCGACCTCGCCATCGTCGACAAGCGCCGCCCCAAGGCGGGCGAGAGCGAGGTCATGAACATCATCGGCGACGTCTCGGGCCGCGAATGCATCCTGTTCGACGACATCGTCGATTCCGGCGGCACCCTGGTGAACGCGGCCAAGGCGCTGATGGAAGCGGGGGCGACCAGCGTGTCGGCCTATATCAGCCACGGCGTCCTGTCGGGACCGGCGGTCCAGCGGGTCACGGACGGGCCGCTGAAGGAACTGGTCATCACCGATTCGATCGACCGGCCTCACGAAGTGCTGAACTGCCCCAAGATCCGCACCGTGCCCGTGGCACCCCTGATCGGCGAAGCCATCCGCCGAATCGCCAATGAGGAGTCCGTCTCCAAGTTGTTTGA
- a CDS encoding outer membrane protein assembly factor BamD — MRSALPAAPVSVLSSRTTLRRIAVATAVIVAAASIAACGARPRPRLAYEERPVELLYNTGYDRLQSRRWADAVDYFQEVERQHPYSEWSRRAILMQIYAYYQNGNYVESVAAADRFIQLFPGSPSAAYAYYMRATCNFERIVDVGRDQAFAVAALEGLRDVARRYPGSAYATDASVKIDMVNDQLAGKEMNIGRYYQRANQPLAAIGRYKSVIDSDAFQRTSHTPEALYRLVEVYLGLGLKDEATRNAAVLGFNYPGSPWYAEAYALLSENGQQPEAAPTGQRESWLRRIIPG; from the coding sequence ATGAGGTCCGCCTTGCCTGCTGCTCCGGTGTCCGTCCTGTCCTCGCGCACGACCCTGCGTCGGATCGCCGTCGCCACGGCGGTCATCGTCGCCGCGGCATCCATCGCCGCCTGTGGCGCGCGCCCGCGTCCGCGCCTGGCCTATGAAGAACGGCCGGTCGAACTGCTCTACAACACCGGCTATGACCGGCTTCAGAGCCGCCGCTGGGCCGACGCCGTCGACTACTTCCAGGAAGTCGAGCGTCAGCATCCCTATTCGGAATGGTCGCGTCGCGCGATCCTGATGCAGATTTACGCCTACTACCAGAACGGCAATTACGTAGAATCGGTCGCCGCCGCCGACCGGTTCATCCAGCTGTTCCCGGGCAGCCCGTCGGCTGCCTACGCCTACTACATGCGGGCGACCTGCAACTTTGAGCGCATCGTGGACGTGGGCCGGGACCAGGCGTTCGCAGTCGCGGCGCTCGAAGGGCTGCGGGATGTGGCGCGGCGGTATCCGGGCTCGGCCTATGCCACGGACGCCTCGGTCAAGATCGACATGGTCAACGACCAGCTGGCCGGCAAGGAAATGAACATCGGCCGCTACTATCAGCGCGCCAACCAGCCGCTGGCCGCCATCGGCCGCTACAAGTCGGTGATCGACAGCGACGCCTTCCAGCGCACCTCGCATACGCCGGAGGCCCTGTACCGGCTGGTCGAGGTCTATCTGGGCCTGGGGCTCAAGGATGAGGCGACCCGCAACGCCGCTGTTCTGGGCTTCAACTATCCGGGCAGCCCCTGGTATGCCGAAGCCTATGCCCTGTTGAGCGAGAACGGCCAGCAGCCCGAGGCCGCCCCGACCGGACAGCGCGAAAGCTGGCTGCGCCGGATCATCCCGGGCTGA
- a CDS encoding DNA repair protein RecN: protein MLTALSIRDVVLVDALDLEVEDGLTVLTGETGAGKSIILDALGLALGGRGEAGLVRSGAKQASATAVFTAPDDDDLIALIAERGFDVSPGEDLILRRVLSADGRSRAYVNDQTAGVAALREIGARLVEVHGQHETVGLLDWKTHRGLLDAYGGTAPQLSAVAQAAEWLKAAETRLAALRAAAADAAARSEEIALNLADLDALDPREDEETELAGERAILGAAEKAMADLADARTQLGGDKLIQKLSAALRAVEHARQRAAQALGPSDAEPGTDAAAPTGAEHVVLARLSTAAEAIDRTIVEALEAIAEVDAAANAFDFEPGRLDKAEERLFALRAAARKLNTTVHALPALRVSLREQLRLIEDGAEALTAAQRETTAAREAYDLAATFLTSAREAAGDRLTRAVMAELTPLKLDRARFRVAFEPVGEDRRGPLGVETVRFQIATNAGDGFGPLDAIASGGELARFALAMKAALAGREDQRQPVMIFDEVDQGVGGAVAEAVGQRLKRLSSGAQVLVVTHSPQVAARGHTHWKVMKSDADGMTTTTVVPLDDDRRREEIARMLSGAVITDEARAAAAVLIG from the coding sequence ATGCTGACCGCCCTTTCCATCCGCGACGTGGTGCTGGTCGACGCGCTCGACCTTGAGGTCGAGGACGGCCTGACCGTGCTGACCGGCGAGACCGGGGCGGGCAAGTCGATCATCCTCGACGCCCTCGGCCTGGCGCTGGGCGGGCGAGGAGAGGCGGGGCTGGTGCGGTCGGGCGCGAAACAGGCGAGCGCCACGGCCGTCTTCACCGCGCCCGACGACGATGACCTGATCGCCCTGATCGCCGAGCGCGGGTTCGACGTGTCGCCGGGCGAAGACCTGATCCTGAGGCGCGTCCTGTCGGCCGACGGCCGCAGCCGGGCCTATGTCAATGACCAGACCGCCGGGGTCGCGGCCCTGCGCGAGATCGGGGCCCGGCTGGTCGAGGTCCATGGTCAGCACGAGACCGTCGGCCTGCTGGACTGGAAGACCCATCGCGGGCTGCTGGACGCCTATGGCGGCACCGCGCCTCAACTGTCGGCCGTGGCGCAGGCCGCCGAATGGTTGAAGGCCGCCGAGACCCGTCTGGCCGCCCTGCGCGCCGCCGCCGCCGACGCCGCGGCACGATCGGAGGAAATCGCGCTCAACCTGGCCGATCTCGATGCCCTTGACCCGCGCGAGGACGAGGAGACCGAACTGGCCGGAGAGCGCGCCATCCTGGGGGCGGCGGAAAAGGCCATGGCCGATCTGGCCGACGCCCGGACCCAGCTCGGCGGCGACAAACTGATCCAGAAGCTCTCGGCGGCCCTGCGCGCCGTCGAACACGCCCGACAGCGCGCGGCCCAGGCCCTGGGGCCTTCAGACGCAGAGCCGGGAACCGACGCCGCCGCTCCGACCGGCGCAGAACACGTCGTGCTCGCCCGCCTGTCCACCGCCGCCGAGGCGATCGATCGCACCATCGTCGAGGCGCTGGAGGCCATCGCCGAGGTGGATGCCGCCGCCAACGCCTTCGATTTCGAGCCCGGTCGGCTGGACAAGGCCGAGGAGCGGCTGTTCGCCCTGCGCGCCGCCGCCCGCAAGCTGAACACCACCGTCCATGCCTTGCCGGCCCTGCGCGTCTCTCTACGCGAGCAGCTTCGCCTGATCGAGGACGGGGCCGAGGCCCTGACCGCCGCACAGCGCGAGACGACGGCCGCGCGCGAAGCCTACGATCTGGCCGCCACCTTCCTGACCTCCGCGCGCGAGGCGGCGGGCGACCGGCTGACCCGCGCGGTCATGGCCGAACTGACCCCTCTGAAGCTGGACCGCGCCCGCTTCCGCGTCGCCTTCGAGCCGGTCGGCGAGGACCGGCGTGGCCCGCTCGGTGTCGAGACCGTCCGCTTCCAGATCGCCACGAATGCGGGCGACGGCTTCGGCCCCCTGGACGCCATCGCGTCGGGCGGCGAACTGGCTCGCTTCGCCCTGGCCATGAAGGCGGCGCTGGCGGGGCGCGAGGACCAGCGTCAGCCGGTCATGATCTTCGACGAGGTCGATCAGGGCGTCGGCGGCGCCGTCGCGGAAGCCGTCGGCCAGCGCCTGAAACGCCTGTCGTCGGGCGCCCAGGTCCTGGTCGTGACCCACAGCCCTCAGGTGGCGGCGCGCGGTCACACCCACTGGAAGGTCATGAAGTCGGACGCCGATGGAATGACGACGACGACGGTGGTCCCGCTGGATGACGATCGTCGCCGTGAAGAGATTGCGCGGATGCTGTCCGGTGCCGTCATCACCGACGAGGCCCGTGCGGCGGCGGCTGTGCTGATCGGCTAG
- a CDS encoding ATP-binding protein produces the protein MTSDTASDFSSEGPSSPAKTTTPAGVSSLIRFLRVPSLARSVVALLAGALLLLLVVNGSTFLMIQRTAGLNAEVDTTWQVRRSARNLILNIQGAETAQRGFLLTGQPGFAAAYERARVRNPALLDAFREQMGTDPVGVASAESLTRLSADKFDEMSATLAMARQGQIGQAVSRVRTGDGKRMMDDLDAEMVRVDAWVNATLEDRRERSRQAALTTIIVNAIAGFLILTLGGIIFLLVRRYLQDMASARAAVDAVNAGLEAKVRERTGALIRANEEVQRFAYIVSHDLRSPLVNVMGYTAELEQAGKTIDAQMTKVETLAPDLVERDALTAVRDDIPEAVGFIRASTEKMDRLINAILKLSREGRRNLVPETIDMAAMAQKAADAVRHQTEAADAEVIVEPMPTLESDRLSVEQIVGNLIDNAVKYLDPKRPGRIVVSGQDRPGGWVEYTVADNGRGISDRDHERIFELFRRAGRQDRPGEGLGLAFVRNSVRRLGGSIDVESVLGEGSTFRLKFPKRLILVDSGDAL, from the coding sequence ATGACCTCAGACACCGCCAGCGACTTCTCCTCCGAGGGGCCGTCCTCGCCTGCGAAGACGACGACACCGGCAGGGGTGTCGAGCCTGATCCGTTTCCTGCGCGTGCCGTCGCTGGCTCGCTCGGTGGTGGCGCTTCTGGCCGGCGCGCTTCTGCTGCTGCTCGTCGTGAACGGCAGCACCTTCCTGATGATCCAGCGGACCGCCGGCCTGAACGCGGAGGTCGATACGACCTGGCAGGTCCGCCGGTCGGCCCGAAACCTGATTCTCAACATCCAGGGGGCGGAGACCGCCCAGCGCGGCTTTCTGCTGACCGGCCAGCCCGGCTTTGCCGCCGCCTACGAAAGGGCCCGGGTCCGCAATCCCGCGCTGCTCGATGCCTTCCGCGAACAGATGGGCACCGATCCGGTGGGGGTCGCCTCGGCCGAGTCGCTTACGCGCCTCAGCGCCGACAAGTTCGACGAGATGTCCGCCACCCTGGCCATGGCCCGCCAGGGGCAGATCGGTCAGGCGGTCAGCCGGGTGCGCACCGGCGACGGCAAGCGCATGATGGACGACCTGGACGCCGAGATGGTGCGGGTCGACGCCTGGGTCAACGCGACGCTTGAGGATCGACGCGAACGTTCGCGACAGGCGGCCCTGACCACCATCATCGTCAATGCCATCGCCGGCTTTCTGATCCTGACCCTGGGCGGCATCATCTTTCTGCTGGTGCGGCGTTATCTCCAGGACATGGCCTCCGCCCGTGCGGCGGTCGATGCGGTGAACGCGGGGCTGGAAGCCAAGGTTCGCGAACGCACCGGGGCCCTGATCCGGGCCAACGAAGAGGTCCAGCGGTTCGCCTATATCGTCAGCCACGACCTGCGTTCGCCCCTGGTCAACGTCATGGGCTACACGGCCGAGCTTGAGCAGGCCGGCAAGACCATCGACGCCCAGATGACCAAGGTCGAGACCCTGGCCCCCGACCTTGTCGAACGCGACGCCCTGACGGCCGTGCGCGACGACATCCCCGAGGCGGTGGGCTTCATCCGCGCCTCGACCGAGAAGATGGACCGGCTCATCAACGCCATCCTGAAGCTGTCGCGCGAGGGCCGGCGCAACCTGGTCCCGGAGACGATCGACATGGCGGCCATGGCCCAGAAGGCCGCCGACGCCGTCCGTCACCAGACCGAGGCCGCCGACGCGGAAGTGATCGTCGAGCCCATGCCGACCCTCGAGAGCGACCGGCTGTCGGTCGAACAGATCGTCGGCAATCTGATCGACAACGCCGTCAAATACCTGGACCCGAAACGCCCCGGCCGGATCGTGGTCTCGGGACAGGACCGCCCCGGAGGCTGGGTCGAGTACACGGTGGCCGATAACGGGCGCGGCATCTCGGACAGGGATCACGAACGCATCTTCGAACTGTTCCGCCGCGCGGGCCGCCAGGACCGGCCGGGCGAGGGTCTGGGTCTGGCCTTCGTGCGAAACAGCGTTCGGCGACTGGGCGGCTCGATCGACGTCGAGTCCGTTCTGGGCGAGGGCTCGACTTTCCGCCTGAAATTCCCCAAACGCCTGATCCTAGTGGATTCCGGAGACGCCCTGTGA
- a CDS encoding response regulator: MTAPVKIVMVEDDHGHAKLIEKNIRRANINNEIMHFDHGQAALDYLFSEEVRLNGPMLILLDLNLPDMQGTDILAEVKKDERLRRAPVVVLTTTDDKTEIQRCYDLGCNVYITKPVDYESFAGAIRQLGLFLSVMQAPEIE; encoded by the coding sequence GTGACTGCCCCCGTCAAGATCGTGATGGTCGAGGACGACCATGGCCATGCCAAGCTGATCGAAAAGAACATCCGGCGCGCCAACATCAACAACGAAATCATGCATTTCGACCACGGCCAGGCCGCGCTCGACTATCTGTTTTCGGAAGAGGTCCGGCTGAACGGCCCGATGCTGATCCTGCTGGATCTGAACCTGCCCGACATGCAGGGCACCGACATCCTGGCCGAGGTCAAGAAGGACGAACGCCTGCGTCGCGCGCCTGTCGTCGTCCTGACGACCACCGACGACAAGACCGAGATCCAGCGCTGCTACGACCTGGGCTGCAACGTCTACATCACCAAGCCGGTCGATTATGAGAGCTTCGCGGGGGCGATCCGACAGTTGGGCCTGTTCCTGTCTGTCATGCAGGCGCCCGAGATCGAATGA